A single genomic interval of Helianthus annuus cultivar XRQ/B chromosome 13, HanXRQr2.0-SUNRISE, whole genome shotgun sequence harbors:
- the LOC110900205 gene encoding glu S.griseus protease inhibitor produces the protein MASICEQVEQGKTSWPELVGETGECAATTIKNENPLVNTRIILEGTVIPLIYICDRVLIWVNDKGITIQTPTIG, from the exons ATGGCATCAATATGTGAACAAGTTGAGCAAG GCAAAACATCATGGCCAGAGCTCGTTGGGGAGACGGGAGAATGTGCAGCGACGACCATAAAGAATGAAAACCCGTTGGTTAACACACGAATCATCTTAGAAGGAACCGTTATCCCTCTCATTTATATCTGCGATAGGGTTCTTATATGGGTCAATGATAAGGGAATTACCATACAAACCCCTACGATTGGGTGA
- the LOC110900204 gene encoding cysteine proteinase inhibitor 12, protein MATLGGLHNSSSSNSADIDSLARFAVEEHNKKENALLKLARVIKAQEQVVAGTLHHLTLEIDDAGNKKIYQAKVWVKPWMNFKELQEFTHVNEPVTDTPSADHVQKDGDGSGYQSVPVHDPAVQDAANHILKTMQMRSNSLYPYELQEVVHAKAENVEGVAKYDILVKLKRNDKEEKVKANVHKDDKGVFHLNNIVQDHS, encoded by the exons ATGGCAACTCTCGGAGGTTTACATAACTCATCGTCTTCAAACAGCGCCGATATCGACAGTCTCGCTCGTTTTGCTGTCGAAGAACACAACAAAAAGGAG AATGCACTTCTGAAGTTAGCGAGGGTGATAAAAGCGCAAGAACAAGTGGTTGCTGGCACTTTGCATCATCTTACATTGGAGATCGATGATGCCGGTAACAAGAAAATATACCAAGCCAAAGTGTGGGTAAAGCCATGGATGAACTTCAAGGAATTACAAGAATTCACACATGTTAATGAACCAGTGACCGACACGCCTTCTGCTGATCATGTTCAAAAAG ACGGTGATGGCTCAGGATATCAATCAGTGCCTGTTCATGATCCTGCGGTCCAGGATGCGGCAAATCATATCCTCAAGACGATGCAAATGAGATCCAACTCATTATATCCTTATGAGTTGCAAGAAGTTGTTCATGCTAAAGCTGAG AATGTGGAAGGCGTTGCGAAATATGATATCTTAGTGAAGCTCAAAAGGAATGACAAAGAAGAGAAGGTTAAGGCTAATGTGCATAAGGATGACAAAGGGGTTTTCCATCTTAACAACATTGTTCAGGACCATTCCTAA